One genomic region from Nymphaea colorata isolate Beijing-Zhang1983 chromosome 12, ASM883128v2, whole genome shotgun sequence encodes:
- the LOC116266130 gene encoding uncharacterized protein LOC116266130, producing MASFSSSSSYYALSTWSCLVGLLVLVAAHHVDGYVACPNLNKDTCAFAVSSSGKRCVLEKLSLDGGESNHVCRTSEIRAGGSRGWIESNECIDGCGVSRDTLGVSSDALLESRFVRTLCSPRCYKSCPNIVDLFFNLAAGEGVFLPKLCEAHKTNGRRAVAEIRSSGQAAPSPTVAPVHHRKLVEVAAPAPAVAILP from the exons ATGGCTtcgttttcctcttcttcctcctatTACGCTTTGTCGACATGGAGTTGCCTGGTTGGGCTCCTTGTGCTGGTGGCAGCTCACCATGTAGATG GGTACGTAGCGTGTCCGAATCTAAACAAGGACACGTGTGCGTTCGCGGTTTCATCATCAGGCAAGCGGTGCGTGCTAGAGAAGCTGTCGCTGGACGGTGGGGAGTCGAACCACGTGTGTCGGACTTCGGAGATAAGAGCAGGAGGATCGAGGGGCTGGATTGAAAGCAACGAATGCATCGACGGTTGTGGTGTGTCCAGGGACACCCTGGGCGTCTCCTCTGATGCGCTCCTCGAGTCCCGGTTCGTGCGCACGCTTTGTTCCCCGCGGTGCTACAAGAGCTGCCCCAACATAGTGGACCTTTTCTTCAACCTTGCAGCTGGGGAAG GTGTTTTCCTGCCGAAGCTGTGTGAGGCACATAAGACCAACGGCCGCCGTGCCGTGGCGGAGATCCGAAGCTCAGGCCAGGCCGCCCCATCTCCGACAGTCGCACCGGTTCATCACCGCAAGCTTGTTGAGGTTGCAGCACCTGCACCTGCTGTGGCCATCCTCCCTTGA
- the LOC116265405 gene encoding uncharacterized protein LOC116265405 produces the protein MEDLERGEDAGKKCRICHLSLLEVGGGAGDGHGGAKYQEEEGGTAMELGCKCKNDLAFVHQHCAEAWFKIKGNNVCEICGSTARNMVTISEETEVIANASVATDGTSAPGPDPVPAPPDDARPFWAGHKVLNFLLACMVFAFIVSWVFHFSLPN, from the exons atggaGGATTTGGAGAGAGGTGAGGATGCAGGGAAGAAGTGCAGGATCTGCCACCTGAGCCTTCTGGAAGTAGGAGGGGGAGCGGGTGATGGACATGGTGGTGCAAAATATCAGGAGGAGGAAGGGGGGACGGCCATGGAGTTGGGATGCAAATGCAAGAACGACCTCGCCTTCGTTCACCAACACTGCGCAGAAGCGTGGTTCAAGATCAAGGGGAACAA TGTGTGTGAGATATGTGGATCCACAGCTAGAAATATGGTCACGATCAGTGAAGAGACGGAGGTTATTGCCAACGCAAGTGTTGCCACCGACGGCACATCAGCTCCTGGTCCAGACCCAGTTCCGGCGCCACCAGATGATGCAAGACCATTTTGGGCAGGGCATAAGGTTCTCAACTTCTTGCTTGCTTGTATGGTCTTTGCTTTCATAGTTTCTTGGGTATTCCATTTCAGTCTTCCGAATTAA